In the Candidatus Cloacimonas acidaminovorans str. Evry genome, one interval contains:
- a CDS encoding pyruvate carboxylase subunit B produces MDKHSCVEMTAMHYELDRPKAENPVKVQDLTFRDGHQSLFATRGRTEDMLNVAELMDQVGFYSMEIWGGATFDTMHRYLGEDPWERIRVLKKHLTKTPLSMLLRGQNLVGYQNYADDVVEAFVQRCCDNGIDIFRVFDALNDFRNFITAVKIIKKNNKLFEGAICFSLTEQRMGGDIYNIEYYVAKAKQLEEMGADTICIKDMAGLIAPYDAYELIKALKENVKVPVHLHTHFTSGMGDLALFKAIEAGVDIIDTCVAPYAYRTSHPAIEPLVISLLGTNRDTGFDIKLLDKIGKEMEKDIPKYLEFADTTKFSIIDTDVIIHQTPGGMLSNLVNQLRQMDALDKLEDVFKEIPKVRKDLGQIPLVTPTSQIVGIQAVNNALFDSYEGEYSRITEQVKDLCYGLYGKTTLPINPEVQKKALKGYPRGETPITCRPGDVIPPAMEQVHKDCEGLAKNIDDELIVALYNITGKRFLRIKYGLEPMPEEMKPKTLNDVKKEQELIAKAKAGKLIEKPEPKDKPQDMRQFDVFVDNTYYLVEVSEKGGTPKIVNSRPAPVISETIIKPANNPNPQVKPSNPAPEPKPAPVVNSEGGTKITAPMPGMFIRYEKKPGDPVKQGETVLVLEAMKMYNNIPSPVDGVLVEAPFTGGANVAKGDVLALIK; encoded by the coding sequence ATGGATAAACATAGTTGCGTAGAAATGACCGCTATGCATTATGAACTAGACCGTCCCAAAGCGGAAAATCCTGTTAAAGTTCAGGATTTAACTTTTCGGGATGGACATCAGTCACTTTTTGCCACGCGCGGCAGAACTGAAGATATGCTTAATGTGGCAGAACTGATGGATCAAGTTGGCTTTTACTCTATGGAAATTTGGGGTGGAGCAACTTTTGACACTATGCATCGCTACTTGGGAGAAGACCCCTGGGAAAGAATTCGGGTGCTGAAAAAACATCTCACTAAAACACCCCTCTCAATGTTGTTACGAGGACAAAATCTGGTTGGCTATCAAAATTATGCGGATGATGTGGTGGAAGCATTTGTGCAACGCTGTTGTGATAACGGTATTGATATTTTTCGGGTGTTTGATGCCCTAAACGATTTCCGCAATTTTATAACCGCCGTTAAAATCATCAAGAAAAACAACAAGCTCTTTGAGGGTGCTATTTGTTTTTCTTTAACTGAACAACGAATGGGTGGTGATATTTATAATATTGAGTATTATGTTGCTAAAGCCAAACAGCTGGAAGAAATGGGTGCCGATACAATTTGCATTAAAGATATGGCTGGCTTAATTGCTCCTTACGATGCTTACGAACTTATTAAGGCACTGAAGGAAAATGTGAAAGTGCCTGTTCATTTGCATACCCATTTTACTTCTGGAATGGGTGATTTGGCTTTATTTAAGGCAATTGAAGCAGGCGTTGATATTATAGATACTTGTGTAGCTCCTTATGCTTACAGAACTTCCCATCCAGCAATTGAACCACTGGTAATTTCCCTTTTGGGAACCAATCGCGATACCGGTTTTGACATTAAGCTACTAGACAAAATCGGCAAGGAAATGGAGAAAGACATTCCCAAGTATCTGGAATTTGCTGATACTACAAAATTCTCTATAATTGATACCGATGTAATTATTCATCAGACCCCGGGCGGAATGCTTTCCAACCTGGTAAATCAATTACGCCAAATGGATGCTTTGGATAAGCTGGAAGATGTGTTTAAAGAAATCCCCAAAGTGAGAAAAGACCTGGGTCAAATTCCTTTAGTTACTCCCACCAGTCAAATTGTAGGTATTCAGGCAGTTAATAATGCCTTGTTTGATTCTTATGAAGGTGAATATTCCCGGATTACGGAACAGGTGAAAGACCTTTGCTATGGTCTATATGGAAAAACTACTCTTCCTATCAATCCGGAAGTGCAGAAAAAGGCATTAAAAGGTTATCCCAGAGGAGAAACACCAATAACCTGTCGCCCCGGAGATGTTATTCCTCCTGCAATGGAACAAGTCCATAAGGACTGTGAGGGATTAGCTAAAAACATTGATGATGAATTAATCGTTGCCCTCTATAACATTACCGGAAAAAGGTTCTTGAGGATTAAATATGGCTTGGAACCAATGCCGGAAGAAATGAAACCTAAAACCCTAAATGATGTTAAAAAAGAACAAGAACTTATTGCTAAAGCTAAAGCAGGGAAATTGATAGAAAAACCGGAACCGAAAGATAAACCCCAAGACATGCGTCAGTTTGATGTTTTTGTGGATAATACCTACTACCTGGTAGAGGTTTCGGAAAAAGGAGGAACCCCTAAAATAGTTAATTCGCGTCCTGCACCTGTTATTTCCGAAACAATTATAAAACCGGCTAATAATCCCAATCCTCAAGTAAAACCTTCTAATCCGGCTCCGGAACCTAAACCTGCTCCTGTAGTTAATTCCGAAGGCGGTACAAAAATTACCGCTCCGATGCCGGGAATGTTTATCAGATACGAAAAAAAACCTGGTGACCCTGTTAAACAAGGAGAAACTGTCCTTGTTCTGGAAGCAATGAAAATGTATAACAATATTCCTTCACCTGTAGATGGAGTGCTTGTGGAAGCACCTTTTACCGGAGGAGCTAATGTTGCCAAAGGGGATGTGTTAGCATTGATCAAGTGA
- the pyrR gene encoding bifunctional pyr operon transcriptional regulator/uracil phosphoribosyltransferase PyrR, translating to MLVKSQIMDKDQMERSLQRMAHEIIEQNRGLEKIRLVGIRSRGVPLAERLSSYLKLISNQEVPVGILDITLYRDDLSTISHQPVIKGSAIDFDIEDAVVVLVDDVLYTGRTVRAAIDALMDFGRPKQIQLAVLIDRGHRELPIKADYVGKNVPTSKEEIIKVSLEETDGEDSVKIVLV from the coding sequence ATGCTCGTTAAAAGCCAAATAATGGACAAAGACCAAATGGAGCGTTCTCTGCAGAGGATGGCTCATGAAATTATTGAACAAAACCGCGGTTTGGAAAAAATCCGTCTGGTTGGCATTCGTTCCCGGGGAGTTCCTTTAGCAGAACGTCTTTCCAGTTATTTAAAACTTATATCCAATCAGGAAGTTCCGGTTGGCATTTTGGATATAACTTTATATCGTGATGATCTTTCTACCATTAGTCATCAGCCGGTTATAAAGGGTTCCGCTATTGATTTTGATATTGAGGATGCGGTTGTAGTTCTTGTTGATGATGTTCTTTATACGGGAAGAACGGTTCGTGCTGCTATTGATGCTTTAATGGATTTTGGCAGACCGAAACAGATTCAGCTGGCGGTTTTAATTGATCGGGGTCATCGGGAACTGCCTATTAAAGCTGATTATGTAGGCAAAAATGTCCCTACTTCCAAAGAAGAAATAATTAAGGTCTCACTGGAAGAAACAGATGGCGAAGATAGCGTCAAAATCGTTTTGGTATAA
- a CDS encoding DMT family transporter has product MKLWITYLKAVLAMLFWSATFVWFKIAYKTYLPYEVTFLRLLLATILLFPFVWLTGKREKVPKKDLLHLMLVSFCEPFMYFIGEANGMRIVSSTLGSLIISTIPIFSAVGAWLILREKLPLLVVLGLILSTSGVAVMSLGSDDFSATFKGILLLLIAVFSGVFYGITVRNLTLRYNPFTIVAWQNFFGMLYFLPLFLVVDGKHFFSVQHSLEGLATIAAMSIFASVIAFILYTGVIRDLGVAKSNIFTNLIPVFTVALAYIILGDKLGLPGWIGLILAIIGLFLSQYPDWQKYRKQEKTELLPVVENAETNISDEL; this is encoded by the coding sequence ATGAAACTCTGGATTACTTATCTAAAAGCCGTTTTGGCAATGCTTTTCTGGTCTGCAACCTTTGTTTGGTTCAAAATTGCTTATAAAACATATTTACCTTATGAGGTAACTTTTCTGCGTTTGTTGCTGGCTACTATTTTGCTTTTCCCCTTTGTCTGGCTTACGGGAAAGCGGGAAAAAGTTCCCAAGAAAGACCTTTTGCATTTGATGCTGGTTTCTTTCTGCGAACCCTTTATGTATTTTATCGGCGAGGCAAACGGAATGAGAATTGTCTCTTCCACTTTGGGCAGTTTAATAATTTCCACTATTCCTATTTTTTCTGCTGTCGGTGCCTGGCTGATTTTGAGGGAAAAATTGCCTTTATTAGTGGTTTTAGGGCTTATTTTATCCACCTCTGGAGTAGCGGTTATGAGTTTAGGCAGTGATGATTTTTCCGCTACTTTTAAAGGTATTCTTTTATTGCTGATTGCAGTTTTTTCCGGGGTTTTTTATGGAATAACGGTGCGAAATTTAACTTTGCGTTACAATCCTTTCACGATTGTTGCCTGGCAGAATTTTTTTGGTATGCTCTATTTTCTGCCCTTGTTTCTTGTGGTTGACGGAAAGCATTTTTTTAGTGTTCAGCATTCCTTGGAAGGACTTGCTACTATTGCCGCAATGTCTATTTTTGCTTCCGTAATTGCTTTTATTCTTTATACAGGGGTTATTCGCGATTTGGGGGTGGCAAAATCCAATATTTTTACCAATCTTATTCCCGTTTTTACAGTTGCTCTGGCTTATATTATTTTAGGTGATAAATTGGGTCTGCCTGGATGGATAGGACTTATTTTAGCCATTATCGGTCTCTTTTTATCACAATATCCCGATTGGCAAAAATACCGGAAACAGGAAAAAACGGAATTGCTGCCCGTTGTTGAAAACGCAGAGACCAATATTTCCGACGAACTTTAG
- a CDS encoding lysylphosphatidylglycerol synthase domain-containing protein, whose amino-acid sequence MDLSGINNFRKSRAGKIILYFLKLGLSIFILWMIFRKVNFVSALKDIISLPLGIVLLLLVISFIRHTLQFHNWYFSLQINTLFKAGKKEVISSYLIGQTLRFAIPGGTASFAKIFYVPNSSKISSFWSSIAEKSFMTWTTWFFALLAGMLYYRQSPLWIWIILLLILIFLPFLVKLILRGSKNFSSLQAPYSAQFPKIISVQVLSNLLCFVQYWLILNCFLPINFWQSWIRMALTQFSNTIPITISGLGLREGFAIHFLAGAGFTAEQAVSVSLTLFFIHDVLPALIGIFYLLKSKKV is encoded by the coding sequence ATGGATTTAAGCGGTATAAATAATTTTAGAAAAAGCCGAGCAGGCAAGATTATTTTATATTTTCTTAAGCTGGGATTAAGTATCTTTATTCTCTGGATGATATTCCGCAAAGTAAATTTTGTAAGTGCCCTAAAAGATATAATTTCCTTGCCGTTAGGTATAGTTCTCCTCCTGCTTGTTATAAGTTTTATTCGGCATACTTTGCAATTTCATAACTGGTATTTTTCTTTGCAGATAAATACTTTATTTAAGGCAGGTAAAAAAGAGGTTATCAGTTCCTACCTAATTGGTCAGACCTTGCGTTTTGCAATTCCGGGAGGTACTGCCAGTTTTGCCAAAATTTTTTATGTTCCCAATAGCAGCAAGATATCTTCTTTTTGGAGTTCAATAGCGGAAAAGAGTTTTATGACCTGGACAACCTGGTTTTTTGCTCTTCTGGCAGGAATGCTATATTACCGGCAAAGTCCTTTATGGATATGGATAATTCTTCTGCTTATCCTTATTTTTCTGCCTTTTCTGGTAAAGCTTATTTTAAGAGGAAGCAAAAACTTTTCTTCCTTGCAAGCACCTTATTCTGCTCAATTTCCTAAAATAATATCCGTTCAGGTGTTAAGCAATCTGCTCTGTTTTGTCCAATATTGGTTGATTTTAAATTGTTTTTTGCCTATAAACTTTTGGCAGAGTTGGATACGAATGGCTTTAACTCAATTTTCCAATACTATTCCCATTACCATTTCCGGTTTGGGTTTGCGAGAGGGTTTTGCCATTCATTTTTTGGCTGGAGCAGGTTTTACTGCAGAGCAAGCGGTATCGGTATCTTTAACTTTATTTTTCATTCATGATGTTTTACCGGCGTTAATCGGTATATTTTATCTCTTGAAAAGCAAGAAAGTTTAG
- a CDS encoding molybdopterin-dependent oxidoreductase: protein MHKLTKLNTPIFWAEGHPGSLKRENWQIEVSGSCEKPGIFTWENLLALPQKEVKGRLTSVTRWSVEGFWQGIPLSEILQAVAVKENCRYIRFWSINKIYDTSIPIEIANKEKSLLAYSFDGELLTEDYGGPIRAFIPYLWGYKSAKSVVAIELMDYYVPGFWEKRGYTDSGEIEAGPCRDLNDGGKIKYIPDGEVLKFN from the coding sequence ATGCATAAACTAACAAAATTGAATACACCAATTTTTTGGGCTGAGGGTCATCCCGGCTCATTAAAGAGAGAAAACTGGCAGATTGAAGTAAGCGGTAGCTGTGAAAAACCAGGCATTTTTACCTGGGAAAATTTATTGGCTTTGCCTCAAAAAGAAGTGAAAGGGCGCTTAACAAGCGTAACAAGATGGTCTGTAGAAGGATTTTGGCAAGGAATTCCCCTCTCGGAAATTTTACAAGCCGTTGCAGTTAAAGAAAATTGTCGCTACATTCGTTTTTGGAGTATCAACAAAATTTACGACACATCTATTCCCATAGAGATTGCCAATAAGGAAAAATCCCTTTTGGCATACAGTTTTGACGGAGAATTACTCACCGAGGATTACGGAGGTCCGATCCGGGCTTTCATTCCTTATCTGTGGGGTTATAAATCCGCAAAAAGCGTTGTAGCGATTGAACTTATGGATTATTATGTTCCCGGTTTCTGGGAAAAAAGAGGTTATACAGACAGTGGTGAAATTGAAGCAGGACCCTGTAGAGACCTTAATGACGGCGGAAAAATAAAATATATTCCTGACGGCGAAGTGCTGAAATTTAACTGA
- a CDS encoding four helix bundle protein, whose amino-acid sequence MYNYRDMQVWKVSMQLFVDIHKRTLEFPKFEQYELAAHLRRTALSIPSNISEGAGRKSTLDFLRFLDIANGSLSEFETQLEAAFMLGYLPEYNDYLKRIAHLRSLISGLVRSLTQKIKSADIK is encoded by the coding sequence GTGTATAACTATCGGGATATGCAGGTTTGGAAAGTGAGTATGCAACTATTTGTGGATATTCATAAAAGGACATTGGAATTTCCCAAGTTTGAACAATATGAATTAGCTGCTCATTTAAGAAGAACGGCTCTTTCCATACCTTCCAATATTTCGGAAGGAGCAGGTAGAAAATCCACCCTTGATTTTCTCCGGTTTTTAGATATAGCTAATGGTTCACTATCAGAATTTGAGACCCAACTGGAAGCTGCATTTATGCTTGGCTATTTACCTGAATATAATGATTATCTTAAAAGGATAGCTCATTTGAGAAGTTTAATTTCAGGTTTAGTTCGTTCTTTAACCCAAAAAATTAAATCAGCAGATATAAAGTGA
- the pyrF gene encoding orotidine-5'-phosphate decarboxylase: MAKIASKSFWYKYQERYQAIKSVLCVGLDSDFSQLPEGVKNSENPIWEFNKTIIEATLDYACAYKPNLAFYLADGIRGLDALYKTVEFIPDNLPVILDCKIGDIGNTMNAYLSAFFAELKVDAITLNPLMGSDVMQPVQDRNAFAFVLCLTSNPSAADFLQEGMAEKIANWLQDYPKENFGAVIGATQRANIKTMRNLLTGRILLIPGIGAQGGDLKTVLQEAKDSSETPNILVNSSRSIIFASKGKDFATAAREEARKLTQEMKNALNRGSN; encoded by the coding sequence ATGGCGAAGATAGCGTCAAAATCGTTTTGGTATAAATATCAGGAACGGTATCAGGCAATAAAATCGGTGCTTTGTGTAGGGCTGGATTCCGATTTTTCTCAGCTTCCGGAAGGTGTTAAAAATAGCGAGAATCCTATTTGGGAATTTAATAAAACCATTATTGAAGCAACTTTGGATTATGCTTGTGCCTATAAACCCAATCTGGCATTTTATTTGGCAGATGGAATTCGCGGTTTGGATGCCCTTTATAAGACAGTAGAATTTATCCCGGATAATCTTCCCGTAATTTTAGATTGCAAAATTGGCGATATTGGCAATACTATGAATGCCTATTTATCTGCTTTTTTTGCTGAACTCAAAGTTGATGCCATAACCCTTAATCCTCTTATGGGAAGCGATGTTATGCAACCGGTTCAGGACAGAAATGCTTTTGCTTTTGTTTTGTGTTTAACTTCCAATCCTTCTGCCGCTGATTTTTTGCAAGAAGGTATGGCAGAAAAAATAGCTAACTGGTTACAGGATTATCCCAAAGAGAATTTCGGAGCTGTAATTGGCGCAACGCAAAGGGCAAACATTAAAACAATGCGTAACTTATTAACGGGTCGCATATTGCTTATTCCCGGAATTGGAGCTCAGGGTGGAGACCTAAAAACCGTTTTACAAGAAGCAAAAGATAGTTCTGAAACACCCAATATTCTGGTCAATAGCTCAAGAAGTATTATTTTTGCCTCCAAAGGAAAGGACTTTGCCACTGCTGCAAGGGAAGAAGCAAGAAAATTAACACAAGAAATGAAGAATGCATTAAACAGGGGTAGTAACTAA
- a CDS encoding ferritin-like domain-containing protein, with the protein MAIYSVNEVIEMAVQIERSGYAFYNEAAKRKDLDEKAKDFLIYLRDEELRHEKTFLSLRDEVDLQVLQLSVDWELIAEYLKTIVESRIFNSEFSAIQLATKAKDIKEIVENAITFEKDTLLYFHTLSDNINEPRTHNALRKIINEEVSHILKLSEMKKKLV; encoded by the coding sequence ATGGCAATATATTCTGTAAACGAAGTAATTGAAATGGCAGTCCAAATTGAAAGAAGCGGTTATGCTTTCTATAATGAGGCAGCTAAAAGAAAAGACCTTGATGAAAAAGCAAAGGACTTTTTAATTTATTTACGGGATGAAGAATTGAGACATGAAAAAACCTTTTTGTCTTTGAGAGATGAGGTAGACCTTCAGGTTTTACAGCTCTCCGTTGACTGGGAACTTATTGCCGAATACCTGAAAACAATTGTAGAGAGCAGAATTTTTAACAGTGAATTCTCTGCCATTCAACTTGCCACTAAAGCCAAAGACATAAAAGAAATTGTGGAAAATGCGATTACTTTTGAAAAGGACACTCTGCTCTATTTCCACACCCTTTCCGATAATATTAACGAACCCAGAACTCATAATGCTTTACGGAAAATAATCAATGAGGAAGTAAGTCATATTTTGAAACTGAGCGAGATGAAGAAAAAACTGGTGTAA
- a CDS encoding NAD(P)-dependent malic enzyme yields MKELSADLSNLAEVFSALFPPEKKSSAQTFFLKQLSLKMHSYYQGKMQTLPKAGIWGFNWFNVWYTPGVSSVSTAIRDNIAKSYELTNRRNLVAVVSDSTRVLGDGDCGIAGGLGVMEGKAMLMKYLGACDAISLCIDSRAENGKPQAQKIIDFVKMLQPSVGAVNLEDISQPNCYLVLDELRETCSIPVWHDDAQGTACVTLAGLINALKLADKEIDNIKCVLYGAGASNTTIAGFLLQSGLNPERLIIFDSKGSLHPGREDLKSNPDKFRQWSLAQISNPKCLEGIENALQDADVLIALSTPGPGTIKQEWISKMAKKSIVFTCANPVPEIYPYNAQKAGAFIVATGRGDFPNQINNSCGFPGILKGVLTVQASKITDTMAIAAAHSLAEYAEKRGIHPENIVPQMDEEDVFAYEAAAVARQAITEGLAGLKFTYEEVFKQVQKEINATRALCQEMMENGYIAPPPRNLIAETLQQTIVRFQN; encoded by the coding sequence ATGAAAGAATTATCAGCAGACCTTTCCAACCTGGCAGAGGTTTTTTCTGCTCTCTTTCCACCGGAAAAAAAGTCCTCTGCTCAGACCTTCTTTTTAAAACAGCTTTCCCTGAAAATGCATTCCTATTATCAGGGCAAAATGCAAACCTTACCTAAGGCAGGAATTTGGGGTTTCAACTGGTTTAATGTTTGGTATACACCCGGGGTTTCTTCTGTTTCAACAGCCATCAGAGATAATATAGCCAAATCCTACGAATTGACGAATAGAAGAAATTTGGTAGCTGTGGTAAGTGATTCTACCCGGGTTTTAGGAGATGGCGATTGTGGAATTGCCGGCGGCTTAGGTGTTATGGAAGGTAAGGCAATGTTAATGAAATACTTAGGTGCTTGTGATGCCATTTCTTTATGTATTGATAGTCGCGCGGAAAATGGCAAGCCCCAGGCACAGAAGATTATAGATTTTGTAAAAATGCTCCAGCCCTCTGTAGGAGCGGTTAATCTGGAAGATATTTCCCAGCCGAATTGTTATCTTGTTTTAGATGAGCTGCGTGAGACCTGTTCCATTCCTGTTTGGCATGATGATGCTCAGGGAACTGCCTGTGTAACTTTAGCCGGACTTATCAATGCTTTAAAATTGGCAGATAAGGAAATAGATAACATAAAATGTGTGCTTTACGGAGCAGGTGCTTCCAATACTACTATTGCGGGTTTTCTTTTACAGAGTGGCTTAAATCCTGAACGGCTTATTATTTTTGATAGCAAAGGTTCTCTTCATCCCGGGAGAGAAGACCTGAAAAGCAATCCTGATAAATTTCGGCAGTGGTCTTTAGCTCAAATCAGCAATCCCAAATGCCTGGAAGGTATAGAAAATGCTTTACAAGATGCGGATGTTTTAATTGCGCTTTCTACTCCAGGTCCGGGAACAATAAAGCAGGAATGGATAAGCAAAATGGCAAAAAAGTCCATTGTTTTCACCTGTGCGAATCCGGTTCCGGAAATTTATCCTTACAATGCCCAAAAAGCAGGCGCTTTTATTGTTGCTACAGGGAGAGGGGATTTTCCCAATCAAATAAATAATTCCTGTGGTTTTCCCGGTATCCTGAAAGGTGTTTTAACCGTGCAGGCAAGCAAAATAACGGATACAATGGCTATTGCCGCGGCTCATTCTTTAGCTGAATATGCGGAAAAAAGAGGCATCCATCCAGAAAATATTGTTCCGCAAATGGACGAGGAAGATGTTTTTGCTTATGAAGCTGCAGCTGTAGCCAGGCAGGCAATTACGGAAGGATTGGCAGGACTTAAATTTACTTATGAAGAGGTTTTTAAGCAGGTGCAAAAAGAAATAAATGCAACTCGCGCTCTTTGTCAGGAAATGATGGAAAATGGCTATATTGCACCTCCTCCAAGAAATCTGATTGCAGAAACATTACAGCAAACAATTGTCCGGTTCCAAAATTGA
- a CDS encoding lytic transglycosylase domain-containing protein gives MAKGKHRKNKKRNNGRIISILLVLFILLILVYNPISLRLTTIGVAIYYGLNPIVFYRVIKTESSFRSFAISDAQAIGLGQIKESTAFYMHKDHKRGYLFLPVYNLKLAAKYLVYLKNRYNGNWSLTLAAYNWGESKVNRRLKGIEIEKDKDYRSLFRDIPETYSYVTKILYPKNKA, from the coding sequence ATGGCTAAAGGTAAACACAGAAAAAATAAAAAACGCAATAACGGAAGGATCATCAGCATCCTTCTGGTATTGTTTATTTTGCTTATTTTGGTCTATAATCCTATTTCTCTGAGGTTAACAACTATTGGAGTAGCAATTTATTATGGACTTAATCCGATTGTATTTTACCGCGTAATTAAAACGGAAAGTTCTTTTCGCAGTTTTGCCATTTCTGATGCTCAAGCTATTGGTTTGGGACAAATTAAGGAATCCACTGCCTTCTATATGCACAAAGATCATAAAAGGGGTTATCTCTTTTTACCGGTTTATAATTTAAAGCTGGCAGCAAAATATTTGGTCTATCTAAAAAACAGATATAATGGCAATTGGAGCTTAACTTTAGCTGCTTATAACTGGGGTGAAAGTAAGGTTAACCGCCGTCTTAAGGGCATTGAAATTGAAAAAGATAAGGACTATCGTTCTCTTTTCAGAGATATTCCCGAGACCTATTCTTATGTCACGAAAATCCTTTATCCCAAAAATAAAGCTTGA
- a CDS encoding acyl-CoA carboxylase subunit beta — MQSTKEAIQGLLEKEEKILQMGGEKAIAKQKQGGKLTARERLDLLFDEGTFRELDMFVSHRCDNFGMEKIEIPSDGVITGHGLVDGRPVFAFSQDFTSRGGSLGEMHAAKICKIMDMALKSGVPLIGIQDSGGARIQEGVDALKGYGDIFFRNSRASGVIPQITAIMGPCAGGAVYSPAMTDFVFMVKNTSFMFITGPDVIRAVTGEETTQEDLGGAMAHNSKSGNAHFACENDADAIQKIKVLLSYLPSNNMEEPPRIQNTDDPWRLCPELDSIIPDDPKMSYDMRDVIHSVVDNGIFFEPHYYYAQNVIIGFARLNGRTIGIVASQPTILAGCLDIDASDKATRFVRFCDAFNIPLVTFVDVPGYLPGTHQEWNGIIRHGAKLLWCYSEATVPKLTVVTRKDYGGSYIAMSSRHLGADMVFAWPMAEIAVMGAQGAANIIFRKEIAAAEDQEAKRQEMIQIYEQEFNNPYVAASRGYVDAVIVPAETRKRLIDALEILCTKSESLPPKKHGNIPV, encoded by the coding sequence ATGCAGTCCACAAAAGAAGCCATCCAGGGCTTACTGGAAAAAGAAGAAAAAATACTTCAAATGGGCGGCGAAAAAGCCATTGCCAAACAAAAACAAGGGGGGAAATTAACAGCTCGTGAACGACTTGACCTCCTTTTTGATGAAGGCACTTTTCGGGAACTGGATATGTTCGTTTCCCACCGTTGTGATAATTTCGGAATGGAAAAAATAGAAATTCCTTCCGATGGAGTTATTACAGGTCACGGTTTAGTAGATGGACGTCCCGTTTTTGCTTTCAGTCAGGATTTTACTTCCCGCGGTGGTTCTTTGGGAGAAATGCATGCGGCTAAAATATGCAAAATTATGGATATGGCATTAAAAAGCGGTGTCCCTTTAATTGGTATTCAAGATTCAGGTGGAGCTCGTATTCAGGAAGGCGTAGATGCCTTAAAGGGTTATGGAGATATCTTTTTCCGTAATTCCCGTGCCAGTGGAGTTATACCTCAAATTACAGCGATTATGGGTCCCTGTGCAGGTGGAGCTGTTTATTCTCCTGCAATGACCGATTTCGTTTTTATGGTAAAAAACACCAGCTTTATGTTTATAACAGGTCCTGATGTAATTCGTGCTGTAACAGGTGAAGAAACAACTCAAGAAGATTTGGGTGGTGCAATGGCTCATAACAGTAAAAGCGGAAACGCTCATTTTGCGTGTGAAAACGATGCCGATGCCATTCAGAAAATAAAAGTGCTGCTATCCTATTTGCCTTCCAATAATATGGAAGAACCGCCGCGCATTCAAAATACTGATGATCCTTGGCGTTTATGTCCTGAACTGGATTCTATTATTCCGGATGACCCTAAAATGAGTTATGATATGCGGGATGTGATTCATAGCGTAGTTGACAACGGCATCTTTTTTGAGCCCCATTATTATTACGCTCAAAATGTAATTATCGGTTTTGCACGGTTAAATGGAAGAACAATTGGTATTGTAGCCAGTCAACCTACAATTTTAGCTGGTTGTTTGGATATTGATGCCTCCGATAAAGCAACGCGTTTTGTGCGCTTTTGTGATGCCTTTAATATTCCTCTGGTAACTTTTGTAGATGTGCCAGGTTATCTTCCCGGAACTCATCAGGAATGGAATGGAATTATTCGTCACGGAGCAAAACTTTTATGGTGTTATTCGGAAGCCACTGTTCCCAAATTGACAGTTGTTACCCGCAAAGATTATGGCGGAAGCTATATAGCTATGAGCAGCAGACATTTAGGTGCAGATATGGTTTTTGCCTGGCCTATGGCGGAAATTGCTGTTATGGGTGCTCAAGGTGCTGCCAATATTATTTTCCGGAAAGAAATTGCCGCCGCTGAAGATCAGGAAGCAAAAAGACAGGAAATGATTCAAATTTACGAACAGGAATTTAATAATCCCTATGTAGCAGCTTCACGTGGTTATGTGGATGCCGTTATTGTGCCTGCGGAAACAAGAAAACGCTTAATTGACGCATTGGAAATACTTTGCACCAAAAGTGAAAGTTTGCCTCCCAAAAAGCATGGCAATATCCCGGTTTAA